The nucleotide window TGCGCTAGCGGACGGCCGGAGTGTATGGAGGGACTGCCATGACGATCCAGGGCAACATCATCAAGATCGCCGGGCCGGCGGTCATCGCCCGGGGGATCCCCGGAGCGCGCATGTACGATCTGGTGCACGTGGGCCACGAGGGCCTGCTGGGCGAGATCATCCGCCTCGATGGGAACACCGCGTTCATCCAGGTCTACGAGGACACCTCGGGCCTGATGATCGGCGAGCCCGTCGCGAGCACCGGCGCGCCGCTGGCGGTCGAGCTCGGCCCCGGGCTGCTGACCGGTATCTTCGACGGGATCCAGCGGCCGCTCGCCAGCCTCCGCGCGCAGAAGGGCGACTTCCTCGCGCGCGGCGCCGTCACCGAAGCGCTGGATCGCTCGCGGCGGTGGGCGTTTTCCCCGGCCGCAACCCCCGGGACGCGGGTGGGCCCCGGCGACGTGATCGGGACCGTGACTGAGTTCGGGTTTGAACACCGCATCATGGTGCCGCCGTCTTCCCGCGGCGGCGAGGTCACCCAGATCCACGCGGGTGAATTCACGGTGGACGACGTGATTGCCCGCCTCTCCGACGGCACCGAGCTGCGCTTGATGCACCGCTGGCCGGTACGCGTGTCGCGGCCGGTGGCGCGGAAGCGCGATCCACGCGAGCCGTTCATTTCGGGGCAGCGCATCATTGACGTGCTGTTCCCGGTGGCAATGGGCGGGGCGGCCTCGATCCCGGGCCCGTTCGGTTCCGGCAAGACCGTCATGCAGCAAACGCTGGCCAAGTGGTCCAACGCCGACGTCATCGTCTACGTGGGCTGCGGCGAGCGTGGCAACGAGATGACCCACGTGCTGGACGAGTTCCCCGAGCTGGAGGATCCGCGCACCGGGCGGCCCCTGATGGAGCGCACGGTGATCATAGCCAATACTTCCAACATGCCGGTGGCGGCGCGTGAGGCCTCGGTCTACACCGGCATTACCATGGCGGAGTACTGGCGCGACCAGGGGTACAAGGTGGCGGTGATGGCGGACTCGACCAGTCGCTGGGCCGAGGCGATGCGCGAGATATCCTCGCGGCTGGAGGAGATGCCCGCCGAGGAGGGATACCCGCCATACCTGTCCAGCCGGCTGGCCGCCTTCTACGAGCGGGCCGGCCGCGCTGTTTGCCTGGGGCAACCCGAGAGGGATGGCTCGGTGACGGTTGTGGGCGCGGTCTCTCCACCCGGTGGTGACCTATCCGAGCCGGTGACGCAGGCGACGCTGCGCATCACAGGGACGTTCTGGTCGCTGGACGCCGGGCTTGCCAACCGGAGGCACTTCCCGGCGATCCACTGGCTGCGGTCGTACAGCCTCTACACCCCGTTGTTCAAGGAGTGGTACCGGGAGCACATGCCCGAGGATTTCGAAACGCTGCGCGACCGGGCCTCGGCGCTGCTCCAGCGGGAGGCGGAGCTGCAGGAGATCGTGCAGCTCGTCGGCCCCGACGCGCTGCAGGACGACCAGCGGCTGGTGATCGAGGTCGGCAAGATGCTGCGCGAGGATTTCCTGCAGCAGTCCTCGTTCTCCGAGGTGGACGCCCACTGCCCGATGGACAAAGCCTGCGGCATGTTGAGGGCGATCCTGGTGTTCTACGACGAGGCGGGCGCGGCCCTACGGAGCGGCATGCCGATGGACGAGATCCTTAACCTCAAGCAGGTTGAGGAGATCGCCCGCCTGAAGGAAGTGCCCAAGGACGAGTTTGGGGCACACATCCAGTCCTGGTTTGGGAAGCTGCCCGAGGCCTTCGGGGCGAAGGCTCCAGCAGGAGGTGCGTAGCGCGATGTCGCTGGCTACCAAGCAGTACCGGTCCATCTCTTACATCTCGGGCCCGCTGCTGTTCGTCGAGGGTGCGCGCGACCTGGCCTACGGCGCCATCGTGAACATTCACATGGCTGAAGGCGGCATACGCGGGGGCCAGGTGATCGAGATTTCGGAGAAGAACGCGGTGATCCAGGTCTTCGAGGAAACCGCCGGGCTGGACCTGGACCGCACGTCCGTGAGCCTGCGCGAGGACGTGGCGCGAATCGCCTGCTCGCGCGACATGATAGGCCGGCGGTTCAGCGGGCTGGGCGATCCTATTGACGGCCTCCCACCGATCATTCCCGAGAA belongs to bacterium and includes:
- a CDS encoding V-type ATP synthase subunit A — translated: MTIQGNIIKIAGPAVIARGIPGARMYDLVHVGHEGLLGEIIRLDGNTAFIQVYEDTSGLMIGEPVASTGAPLAVELGPGLLTGIFDGIQRPLASLRAQKGDFLARGAVTEALDRSRRWAFSPAATPGTRVGPGDVIGTVTEFGFEHRIMVPPSSRGGEVTQIHAGEFTVDDVIARLSDGTELRLMHRWPVRVSRPVARKRDPREPFISGQRIIDVLFPVAMGGAASIPGPFGSGKTVMQQTLAKWSNADVIVYVGCGERGNEMTHVLDEFPELEDPRTGRPLMERTVIIANTSNMPVAAREASVYTGITMAEYWRDQGYKVAVMADSTSRWAEAMREISSRLEEMPAEEGYPPYLSSRLAAFYERAGRAVCLGQPERDGSVTVVGAVSPPGGDLSEPVTQATLRITGTFWSLDAGLANRRHFPAIHWLRSYSLYTPLFKEWYREHMPEDFETLRDRASALLQREAELQEIVQLVGPDALQDDQRLVIEVGKMLREDFLQQSSFSEVDAHCPMDKACGMLRAILVFYDEAGAALRSGMPMDEILNLKQVEEIARLKEVPKDEFGAHIQSWFGKLPEAFGAKAPAGGA